The following nucleotide sequence is from Mytilus trossulus isolate FHL-02 chromosome 9, PNRI_Mtr1.1.1.hap1, whole genome shotgun sequence.
CAGACAGTGCAGGGGGTCAAAACAAAGGTTTTGGCATTTACTTTCAAGGAAAATGGGCACAAAGTTGTTGGCCAAAAGAATGGACAGAACTTGATTTATTGAAGGACATTACTTACTTGGAACTTTTCCCAGTTGTCATATCACTTCATATATGGGGAGTACATCTTAAAAACAAGCGAATCATTTTCTATGTGGATAATCAGGCCGTTGTGACTATCATAAACAAGAGAACTTCTAAGTCGaatagagttatgtcccttatcAGGAATCTAGTTTTTTccacattaaaatataatattgttttaaaagcaGAACACATTCCTGGTAAAATAAATACCATAGCCGATTCATTATCCCGTTGTGATTTTCAGCGTTTCAGAAACCTTTGCCCAGAAGCAGATCAGTACAGAACAGCAATTCCAGACCACCTTTGGACGTTTTAGAAATTGAATTAAATCATCTTCTTACCAGTTCTATGGCACAAAAAACCTGGAAAACCTACAACACGGCAATCAGCATACAACTTACATGATATTTGGCCAGCCCCGCTTAGcgatttaatattttacattgcctTCCTTTCATTCAAGGGTCTGTCAGCCTCTACTGTCCTAACATATATGTCAGGAATAAGTTATCAACATAAGATTCAAGATTTAACAGATAGTACAAAATCCTTTTTAGTAGGAAAAACATTAGAAGgtttaaaaaggtcaaatcccAAAAAAACTGATTTGCGGGTAccaatttcaattgatttattgCGGAAATTAATCAGGTCACTCCAACGTGTCTGTTTTTCGTCGTATGAATCCGCCATGTTCGCTTCAGCTTTTAGTCTAAGTTTTTTCGCTTTACTTCGCGTGGGTGAAATAGCTGCGGAAAGTAAAACTGATTTAGGGGCACATGTTATACAAATAGCTGACGTTTCAGTTGTCAAATTTGACCACAAAGAAGAGCTTCGTCTGTGTATACGTAGTTCCAAAACAGATCAAATACATTCTTCTTTAACCTTGATTATTAGTGAGCAAATCGACAAATCTTTGTGTCCCATTCACTtactaaagatttttttacaaattcgaTATCCTTCGTCCGGGAGTaatttatacatacattttgaCGGATCAAGTCTCACTCGTTATCAATTTTCGTCTATTTTACAAAAGAGTTTGTCATTCCCCGAAATCAATGGACATTTCAGAGCACATTCTTTCAGAATCGGGGGAGCAACTGAAGCTAAAAGGCTAGGAGTAGATGACGAAACATTAAAGAAATGGGGTCGTTGGACATCGGATGCTTACACAAAATACATCCGTTTGAACATTTAAACATATAGGCTTTACTTTTAAAACgcaagaagaaaagaaataatacaTTCATCAATTGTAGGTGTCAAATCAATTTGGTTAATAGGATCATCCATAGTATATTGGGCCAATAAAGAAGCTTCGTCTAGACCTGGGGGACTTCACCTTGGCCTACAGAATACAGGTGCTCATATGGTTTGGATTGGTCAAAGGGGTATGAAGTGGGGTGATTTAAATAGAGTCTTTGAACAAAGGTTGATTAACCGCCCCCTTCCGAGTTTCCTTGTTATTCAACTTGGGTCTAATGATTTGGGTATATTGACATCAGAGAAATTATTCAGTGATATAGAATGTGACCTGCTTCGGTTACATGCATTGTATCCagctttaaaaataatatggtCAGACATACTAATGAGACGGTATTGGCACAATGCCAATTGTGGTCAAGCTATTGAAAGGGCTCGTAAACGAGTAAACCTCCGGGTCAAAAACTTAGTTTTGAGCATCGGTGGATGTGCAATTAGGCACAGTAACATACGTGCTAAAGAAAGTAATTTGTTTAGATATGACGGAACACATTTATCAAAGATTGGTAATGATATTTATCTGAATAATTTACAAGGAGCACTTGAACAGTTCATGAGATCCGGAGGACCAGCTGTTTTTCCTCAGTGAAATTGATATTATTATGAGAATTGTCTTAAATTTAGATTAGTTTAATAACAAGTGAAACTCGGTCGGGATTTTAAAGGGCACCAATCAGTTTAATTTGGGGTTGTTTCAGGGGTAATTTCTTTGGCAGTGAGTGGGTATGCCCCACTCATTTGGCGGGATATGGCAAGATGAAAATGGAACATGTCCCCACATTGTACGTTAGCTTTTATTTGGGGTTATTTTCTTCTGTGTTCCCACAGAGATTAGATTAGGTCTTCTTTGAATGTACCAAAGAGACCGGTTCCTGAATTGGTCCCAGTTTGGAACTTAAGGTGTTCTCTTTgaatttaataattaataagCTGCAATGGAAACCAAAGAGTTCTTGGGGGGAATATTTGCTACGTATCGGGGTTCATTTTTCATACGATCTCTCTATTTAGCATTTAACGTAGAGGATTGTAGCTTTCATTGCCTACCAGTGAAGCACAGGCTTGCCAAAAATAATGGTTCGGCGGTTTGTACGTTCATCTTGCCTAATCTTGTCTGCGCAAAAAATTTAATACTGTAGCCATATCATTCCACATTCTTTGttgattattatatttatctttgaaaacaaaaggAGCCGGTTTTACATTTCACACATACTACTATGGTAAAGGAAGGGTTTGATTGCAGATGAGACATaattaagaagaaaacaaaaaattggttgatcGCCCATGagacatgtatataatatgaaGCAGTTCGGATCTTTGATTAATTAAGTTTATCATATAAGGATAAActgttttaataaaagtttaacTCCATTTTCCGGAATCAATCCTAATTGATTCTTAATTTAATCACATCAATAATACGTCATTTCGTGACGTCATTCATGCGTTATCATTCAAGTACAAAACTGCCAACATAGCTAACGAAAATTCCTACCTCCCTCCCCATCCACcaccaaaaaataaagataagaaAAATTCTGCTGCTGTGTTTGTATTGTTTCAGGTTTTGTTGTGAAAGATGCAGCTATGCAGAGGAGTTGTGCTAAGAatatacttgccactggactaTAAACAGCTCAGCTTGAAAAGACAGTGCCTTATTGTCCGTGGATGAGAAACCAGTTTATCTGCATAGAATTCTTGTTTGATGGACTTATTTTCAAGATtataaacatttgatatttaacTATTTCTACAAGACATTAACTTTTAATTcagtattttatcatttaaaatttattgtaaatttaaaataaatagtcGTTACAGTATAGCTGGCGGGATATGGCAAGATGAAAATGGAACATGTCCCCACATTGTACGTTAGCTTTTATTTGGGGTTATTTTCTTCTGTGTTCCCACAGAGATTAGATTAGGTCTTCTTTGAATGTACCAAAGAGACCGGTTCCTGAATTGTTCCCAGTTTGGAACTTAAGGTGTTCTCTTTgaatttaataattaataagCTGCAATGGAAACCAAAGAGTTCTTGGGGGGAATATTTGCTTCGTATCGGGGTTCATTTTTCATACGATCTCTCTATTTAGCATTTAACGTAGAGGATTGTAGCTTTCATTGCCTACCAGTGAAGCACAGGCTTGCCAAAAATAATGGTTCGGCGGTTTGTACGTTCATCTTGCCTTATCTTGTCTGCGCAAAAAATTTAATACTGTAGCCATATCATTCCACATTCTTTGttgattattatatttatctttgaaaacaaaaggAGCCGGTTTTACATTTCACACATACTACTATGGTAAAGGAAGGGTTTGATTGCAGATGAGACATaattaagaagaaaacaaaaaaatggttgatcGCCCATGagacatgtatataatatgaaGCAGTTCGGATCTTTGATTAAAACACTTTGTAATTgcgaaaatcaatctcgttttatttgttt
It contains:
- the LOC134685303 gene encoding uncharacterized protein LOC134685303 isoform X1, translated to MKPPKRQRKPRGMPGQSLNKKKKTQETIPEQSESTDKETAPFQSDLSSISVASGSGSDQPVIDQTPPPSQNPVPRQHIASSGALETTLLGPAKRGVKSIWLIGSSIVYWANKEASSRPGGLHLGLQNTGAHMVWIGQRGMKWGDLNRVFEQRLINRPLPSFLVIQLGSNDLGILTSEKLFSDIECDLLRLHALYPALKIIWSDILMRRYWHNANCGQAIERARKRVNLRVKNLVLSIGGCAIRHSNIRAKESNLFRYDGTHLSKIGNDIYLNNLQGALEQFMRSGGPAVFPQ
- the LOC134685303 gene encoding uncharacterized protein LOC134685303 isoform X2; translation: MKPPKRQRKPRGMPGQSLNKKKKTQETIPEQSESTDKETAPFQSDLSSISVASGSGSDQPVIDQTPPPSQNPVPRQHIASSGVKSIWLIGSSIVYWANKEASSRPGGLHLGLQNTGAHMVWIGQRGMKWGDLNRVFEQRLINRPLPSFLVIQLGSNDLGILTSEKLFSDIECDLLRLHALYPALKIIWSDILMRRYWHNANCGQAIERARKRVNLRVKNLVLSIGGCAIRHSNIRAKESNLFRYDGTHLSKIGNDIYLNNLQGALEQFMRSGGPAVFPQ